The following is a genomic window from Bosea sp. RAC05.
TGCGCCCCGTCGGGCCGGAATAGCCTGATGGCACCCGCACCTCGTAGCCCCAGGTCGCGCCGGTGACCCAGCCCGCCTTGTCCATGAAGTTGGCGGTGGAATGCAGCGCGTCGGGAATCGAGTCGACGAGGTCGCGCCGGCCGTCGCCGTCGCCGTCCACCGCGAGCCGCAGATAGGTCGTGGGGATGAACTGGGTGTGGCCGAAGGCACCCGCCCAGGAGCCGAACAGGCGTTCCGGCCGCAGATCGCCGCGCTGGATGATCTGCAGCGTCGCCAGCAGCTCGCCCTTGAAGAAGGCGTTGCGGCGCGGCGCCAGGCAGGCGCCGGTGGAGAGCGCCTGCACCAGCGGCCAGCGCCCCTTGGCCTTGCCAAAATCGCTCTCGACGCCCCAGACGGCGGCGATGGTGTGACGGTCGACGCCGAAGCGCTGCTCGGCCGCGGCGAGCACCGCGGCGTGCTGGCGCATCATCGCGCGCCCTTCCGCGACCTTCTCCTCGTCGACCAGCGTGCCCAGGTAATCCCAGATCGGCGTCTTGAACTCCGGCTGGTTGTTCATCGCCTCGATGATCTTCATGTCCGGCTCGACGCCGGCCATGGCGCGGTCGAAGGTCGCGCCCGACACGCCCTTGGCGGCGGCCTCGCCGCGCAGGCCGGACAGGCAGGACTGGAAACTGCCCTGCGCCGAAGCGGCCGAGGCGATGAGGACGAGGGGCAGGGCCAGGATCGTTGCGCGCATGGTCTCCACCGAATCGCAGGAATGACGCAAAACTAGGGCGTGGCGGTTAAGAGAGGTTAACCATCGCCATGGCAGCGCGGCCCGGCGAATCCCGCTATGAGGGCGCGAGCCCCGCCGGAACCCGCCATGTCGCCCGCCTCGATCGAAATCCTCGGCTTCGTCGCCGCCGCGCTCACCAGCCTGTGCTGGCTGCCCCAGGCCTGGCGCACCATCCGCACCCGCGACACCAAGGCGATCTCGCTCTGGACGCAGTCGCTCTTCGCGGCCGGCACGGCGCTGTGGCTGACCTATGGCCTGCAGATCGGCTCCTGGCCGGTCGTCTTCGCCAATGCGCTGACGCTCTGCCTCGTGCTGCTCATCCTCTCGATGAAGCTGCGCTTCGGCTGAGCCGAGGCTCCGGCCGGAACAGACCCGATCGCCGGGCGTTTCCGGCCTCGCCACGGGAAGAACCGCGATGCCCTCCCTCACCACGGCCCATGTCCTGCCGATCCTCCTGCTGATCGGCTCCAACGTCTTCATGACCTTCGCCTGGTATGGCCATCTCAGCTACAAGAGCACGGCGATCGGCCTCGCCATCCTCGCGAGCTGGATGATCGCGCTGCCGGAATACATGCTGGCCGTGCCGGCCAACCGCATCGGCTCGGCGGTCTATTCCACCGCCGAGCTCAAGACGATGCAGGAGGTCATCACCCTCCTTGTCTTCGCCGGCTTCTCGGTGTTCTGGCTGAAGGAAAGCCTGACCTGGAACCACGCCATCGGCTTTGCGCTGATCGCGGCCGGCGCCTTCTTCATCTTCCACGCCAAGGGCTGATCCCAGGGCGAGCGCTGATCAAAGCCGATCCCGGGGTGACAGCGCTGTGCCGCTTGGTCACAGTGGCGCCATGGATCAGCACGCGACACCCGCCCTCCCCTTCTCCGGCCACGACGCGGTCGAGGCCTATCTCGCCTCGGGCTACGACCAGGTCGTCGGCATGTCCTCGCGCTTTGCCGCCGCGATCTGCGCGCGGCTGCTGCGGCTGCAGACGGAGGAAGGCGTGCACGGCCCCATCGCCGAGATCGGCGCCTTCGAGGGCCGCTTCTTCATTGCGCTCGCCCACGCGCTCGAGCAGGACGAAATCGCGCTGGCGCTCGACATCTTCTCCTGGCCCGACCCCGGCGTGGAGCAGCGCTTCGAGGCCAATTGCGCCCGCCACGGCATCGGCCCCGAGCGCCGCCGCACGATCAAGGGCGATGCCGGCGCGATGGCACCCGCAGACCTCCTCGCCAAGGCCGGCGGCGTGCCCTTGCGCTTCATCCACATCGACGGCGAGCATTCCCGCGCCGCGCTCGGCCGCGACCTCGCGCTGGCGACCGCCTGCCTCGCCGAGGGCGGGCTGATCGTCCTCGACGACATGCTCCACCCCGGCTACCCGACGCTGATGGTCGCGGTGCAGGCCTATCTCGAGGCCAATCCCGACATCGTCCCGCTCTGCGTCATCGACCGCGAGACGATCGTCGGCGCGACCAAGTTCGTGCTCTGCCAGCGCGCCTGGTTCGAGCGCTACCAGTCCCGCCTGCTGGAGATCTTCAAGGACTTCATCTGGCCGCTGGGCGCCGATTTCGAGCCGCACTGGTGCCTGGTGCTGTCGCAGGACACCCGGCTGGCGGAGATCGTTTGAGGGACGCGTCCCATGCGTGATCGCGGACGCGGCACGGCGTGACGAACGACAGGCGCTGGCTAGCACCGGCTGCGATGGAGCATCGATCGCTGAGGTTTTACTCGAAGACCTGGATCAACGAGGCAACCAGCAGCGAGGATACGCCGAACCCTGCAAACAGAAGCAGAAACATCAGCGTCTGGCACAGCGGCGCCAGCAGGCCTTGGGGACGCCGAGCGACACTCTCGCTGAGGCCACAGGCTCCATTGGCGGTGCAAGGCTCCTGAAACATCATGGGTGCAAGGCGCCGTTCAGCAAAAACATGGCGTAGGGCGTCGACAGCGCGATGACGCAGCAGAGGGCTCGCCCCAGCAGACAGGCCGTTTCCGATCGTCTCGCGACAAATGCCGAACGTTTATGGGGGCTGAGCCAGTGGGACGGCCGGCTCGAGAGGGAGATCTGCATCAGCGACAACTCGAAGTGGGAATAATTCCCACTTATTCCAGATTGCCGAGGCTGGCAATATCGTTTCGCAAAAATGTGGGATTGTGTCCCACGTAAATCGAGGATACCTCGATCACGCGATGGACTCCGCCCCCGGCCCCACTGCCAGCAAGCTCTATCCGCCGCTCGCGCGGCTGCTGCGGCCGCTTGTCCGCCTCTGCATCAGCGCCGGCATGACCTTTCCCGCACTGAGCCAGCTGCTGCGGGAGTTGTACGTCAATGTCGCGGAGCACGACTTCGCTTTGCCCGGCAAGGACCAGACGGACAGCCGTGTCAGCCTGTTGACCGGGATCCACCGCAAGGAGGTGAGCCGGCTGCGGGGGGCCGGCGCTCCGGTCAATGCCGTGCCCGCAACGGTTTCGCGGACCGGTGCGGTCATCGCGCGGTGGCTGGCTTCACCCCGCTTCTGTGACGAGACCGGCCGGCCTCTGCCGCTTCCGCGCACCGCAGAGGGGGCGTCCCCGTCTTTCGAGGAGTTGGTGTCATCCGTCACCCGAGACGTCAGGCCCCGCGCCGTCCTCGATGAATGGCTCGACCGCCGCATCGTGACGATCGACGCCGATGACCACATCGTGCTCGCCGAGGCGGCCTTCATCCCGCATCACGGCGATGACGATAAGCTCTATTACTTCGGCCGGAACCTGCACGACCACCTGGCGGCAGCCGCCGCGAATGTTACTGGTCCCAGCCCGGCCTTCCTCGAACGCGCGGTTCACTATGATGGCCTCTCGGCCGAACTGGCCGAACGGCTCGAGGCCCGCTCGCGGGAACTGGCCCTCGAGATGCTCCAGCGCATCAACCGGGAAGCCCATGCTGCCAGCGAGACCGACCACGGCGGCGAACACCGCTGGAACTGCGGCATCTATGTTTTCCGCGAGCGTGTCAGCGGCCCGGACGACGAGGCCGTCCAACGATGACACGGCGTTTCGCATGGACGCGACGGGCTGTGATCGCTGCGCTCGGGGCGGCGACAGCGTCGCTGCATGATGCGATTGCAGCGCCGGAGAAGCCGCGCGACATCGGCATCGGCGGCACGGGGTTCGCGCCGGACGGCCCGGCAGGAAGCGACCGTGGCATCGGCGGCACCGGCTTTGTCGGAACGATCCAGCGTTTCGGCAGCATCGTCGTCAACGGCACGCGCATCGCCTATGGGCCGAATGTCCCCGTGACGATCGACGGGCGGCGGCGAAACGCGCGTGACTTGCGGGTCGGCCATGTCGTGCGTGTCGCGGCGCGACCCGACTCGACCGGGCTCGTCACGGATGCGATCACCGTGGTCAGCGAAGTCATTGGCCCGGTGACCGCCGTCGACCGGGACACCATCGAGGTCCTCGGGCAGAAGATCGTCACCGCGAGTGCCCAGCCGCGGGATGCTTGGCGCAAGGGTCAGCGCGTGGCGGTCAGCGGCCTGCGCCGGCTGGATGGCTCGATTGCCGCCAGCCTGATCGAGCCTCGCGGGCCAGGTCCGTCCCGTGTTCTCGGGATTCTCGAGCAGGACGCTGACGGATTCTGGATCGGTGGGCTGAAGCTGCTTCATGCCGATCAGGCTCATCTCGGCCGGCGCGTGCTTGTGACGGGCAGGCTCGCGCGGGGGGGCTTTCTGCCCGCGCGGATCGAAGACGCTCAAGCCATCGCGGCCACCGGACCCGTCTCGATCGAGAGCTATGTCCGGGCCCGCGAGGGACGCGTGCTGCTCGGCTCGGGCCTCGCGGTGCGTGGCGAGGCCTTCTCATCCGATGGGTCGCTCATGGAAGAGGTCCGTGCCGTCCTGAATGGGCGCGTCGGCCCGGATGGCGAACTCAGCATCGACGCCATCCGTCTGGCGAGGACAGATGGCGAAGGCGAAGGGCAGTCCGGAGGTTCACCGGGCCCCGGCAGTTCCGGGCCGGGCGGCTTCGGTCCCGGCGGCGGTGGCCCGGGCAGCGGTGGCCCGGGCGGAGGCCCCGGAGGCGGGCCAGGAGGGCCAGGAGGGCCAGGAGGGCCGGGAGGCCCGGGAGGCGGAGGGCCTGGTGGCGGGGGCCTGGTGGAGGCGGAGGAAGCGGTGGGGGTGGTGGACCCGGCCGCTGACGCGGCACGATCTCCGGCCTCAGCCCTCAGCACCATGACTGCCCCTACCGCGCAGGGCGCACCCGCAGCAGCTTCCCGGCGGGCGCGTCGCTCAGCAGATAGAGGAACCCGTCCGGCCCCTGCCGGACGTCGCGGATGCGTTCGCCCAGCCCCTCGAGCAGCCGCTCCTGCCCGGTCACGGCCTCGCCCTGGGTGGACAGCCTGACCAGCATCTGGCCGGCGAGCCCGCCGACGAAGAGCGAGTTCTTCCACGCCGGCCAGACGGCGCCGGTGTAGAAGGCCGCGCCCGAGGGCGCGATCGAGGGGTCCCAGTAGAACAGCGGCGGCTCCATGCCGGCCTTGGCCGTCCCCTCGCCGATCCTGGCGCCGGAATAGTCGATGCCGAAGGTGATGACCGGCCAGCCATAGTTGCGGCCGGCCATGGGCGTGTTGACCTCGTCGCCGCCGCGCGCACCGTGCTCGGCCGTCCAGAGCTGGCCGGTCTCGGGATGCAGCGCCGCGCCCTGGACATTGCGATGGCCGATCGACCAGATCTCCGGCTGCCAGCCCTCGACCCTGGGGTTGTCGGCCGGCGCCCCGCCCTCGGGAGCGATCCGCATGATCTTGCCGATATGGTTGGCCGGGTTCTGCGCCTGGTCGCGCTGGCCGTAGCGGTCGCCGACCGTGACGAAGAGGGCGCCCGTCCGGTCGAAGACCAGCCGCGAGCCGAAATGCAGGTTGCTGGCGATCGTCGGCATCTGCTGGAAGATCACCTTGGTGCCCTCCAGCGCCGTGCCGCGCTCGTTGAGGCGGGCGCGGGCGACGCTGGTGCCGCTGCCGCCCGCCCGCGGCTCGGCGAAGGAGAGGTAGATCGTCCGGTTCTGCGCGAAGCCGGGGTCGAGGACGACATCGAGCAGACCACCCTGCCCGCGGGCGGCGACATTGGGCACGCCGGTGATCGGCGCAGACAGCCGGCCATCCGTCCCCACCAGCCGCAGCCGCCCCGGCCGCTCCGTCACCAGCATGCGCCCGTCCGGCAGGAAGGCGAGCCCCCAAGGATGCTCGAGCCCGCCCGCGACCGTCTCCACAGTGAGGTCGCCCGCGCTCGACGGGACCCGCTGCTGGGCACCCGCCTGCGGAAGGCCGACGAGCAGCGCCGTCGCGACCGCGAGCAGGGAAAAACAGGCTTGCCGGCGCATCGTCATCTCCTGATCGGACCCCTGGCTCAGAGATAGGGAGAACCGCCGGCCTGGCCAGTCGGTTGCCGGCCCGTCACGGCAAAGTGACGCGGCGGGCTCCGCCAGCGTCAGGGCGGGGGCAGCCGGCCGACCGTCACGAAGCCACCCTGATCGTCCCGCTTCAGCACCACCATCTCGCCGGACGCCGGGAACACCCCGGTCAGAGCGGTGATGTTGACCTGATGCGTCACCATCACCACCAACCCGGCATCGACGGGCAGCGAGACGAGGCGCCGCCGCAGCGCGGCGGTGGCGGCATCGCGCTCGCCGGGGCGCCCGAAGAAGGAGTTCAGCGCCGTCGGCTCGTCCTCGATCGGCGCAAGCGCCATCAGTTCGGCCGTCTCGCGCGTCCGGCACCACTGGCTTGTCAGCACGAGCGCGACGGGCACCGCGCGGCGCCGGAATTCCGCACCGAGGCGGCGGGACTGGTCGCGGCCGCGCTCGCCGAGATTGCGCTGCGTCGCGCAGTCGCCGATGCGAAAGCCGGCCGGATCGCCGGTTCCCGGCGCATCGGCATGGCGCATCAGCGCGACATGGCCGGGTTTCGCGAGCAGCGCCCAGACCCGCTCTCGGTCGACCTCGACGGCGGCGACGGCCCCGGGCCAGAGCGCCGGCAGCAGCAGGAGAGCGAGGACGAACCGTCTACCAAACCCCGCTGCGGCCATGCCGACTCCTTCGGTTCAGGCTATTCCGGCTTCACCCCGGCCGCCTTGATGATGTTTTCCCAGGTCGCGATTTCCTGCTGGTGATAGGGCCGGAAGGCGGCCGGGTCACGTAACCTCATCGTGAAGCCGAGCTTCAGGATCTGCTCGGTCACGGTCGGCTTGGCGAGCGAGGCCAGGATCGCCTTGGAGAGCGCCTCCAGCACCGGGGCGGGCGTCGCGGCCGGCGCGAAGAAGGCGGCCCAGGAATCGGCATCCGCATCGGCGATGCCCTGCTCGCGCAGCGTCGGGATGTCCTTGGCCCGCGCGTTCCGCTCGGGGCTGGCCAGCGCAATCGCGCGCAGGGTGCCGGCATTGATCTGCTCGAGCACGCTCGGCAGCGTCGAATTGGCGATGTCGATGCGCCCGCCGATGATCTCCTGGACGAGCGGGGCCGCCCCGCGGAAGGGCACATGCGTCATCTTGATGCCGGTGCGCGCCATGAACAGCTCCATGGCGAGATGCGAGCCGGAGCCGACGCCAGTCGAACCATAGTTGAGCTTGCCCGGATCGGCCTTGGCCAGCGCGATCAGCTCCTTGATGTCCTTGGCGGGCAGGTCCTTGCGCACGACGAAGGCATGCTCGAAGGCGCCGACGCCGGCCAGCGGCGCGAAATCCTTGACCGCGTCGTAGCCCGGCTCCTTCAGCAGGAACATGTTGTTCCCATGCGTCTGGTTGTTGCCGAAGACGATGGTGTAGCCATCGGGATCCGCCTTCGCCACGGCGCGCGTGCCGACCGCGCCCGAGGCGCCGGCGCGGTTGTCGACGATGACGTTCTGGCCGATCGAGCCCGACAGGTCCTGCGCGACGAAGCGCGCGATCGCATCGGTGGGCCCGCCCGCCGGATAGGGCACGACGATGGTGATCGGCTTGGTCGGGAAGCTCTGCGCCCGCACCACGGACGGAGCGACGATGGCACCGGCCAGCAGGCCGAGCGTGGAACGGCGGGTCAGCGACATGAACTTCCTCCCGGAGCGGCCCGATTGCGACAGGCTTGGCCGCAGCATTAGAGCATTCCCCTGCGGAGGGAAATGGGCCGGCACGGGCAAAGCCGCTACGAATTCAACGACCTAGTCGCGCGTCAGCCCGCCGCGAAGCCCGCCCGCCTGAGCCGCTGGATGGAAAGGTCGAGCGCCTGCAGGAAGGCGGAGCGGTCGCGCGCCGAAAACGGCTTCGGCCCGCCCGTCGCCGTCCCCATCGCGCGCAGATCCTCCATCATGTCGCGCGTCGCCAGCGCCATGCCGATCGAGGCCTCGGTGAAGGGCTTGCCGGTCGGACCGATGACCTCGGCGCCGGCCTTGATGCAGCGGTCGGCCAGCGGAATGTCGGAGGTGACGACGATCGCACCGCGGGCGACGCGCTCGGCGATCCAGTCATCGGCCGCGTCGAAGCCACCCGAGACGATGACGCGCTCGATCCACGGCTCGCGCGGCAGCATCATGAAGCTGTTGGCGACGACGAAGACGTGCAGCCGGTGCCGACTGGCGACCTTGAAGATCTCGTCCTTCACCGGGCAGGCGTCGGCATCGACATAGATCGCGATCGGCGGGGGAGCGGTCATGGCCGCCAGCGCATCGCAGGGACGCACGCGTCGCGCAAGGCCGAAATCGTCGGCAATGGACCAGGTGCGCGGCATCCTGCGAGAAAGCGCGTGCGCCGGCCGCCGGTCTGGCCTAGAGTCGGGCTCTGCTTCGACATGACGAGTCCCGGCCTCTGCCGGGCCGGCCGCGGCAGGCGAAAGCCGCCCGCATGATCGAACCCAGCTTCAGCGACCATCGCGATCCAGGCCACGCCTGACTTCAAGCCCGAGATCCACCGGGGGCGCGATCCCGCACCCTCAGACCCAAGGGAGACCGACCATGGCAAAAGGCGAACAGCGCGGAAACCGCGAAGCCAAGAAGCCGAAGAAGGACAAGCCCAAGGCAGAGGCGGCGGCGCCCGCGACCTTCGCGGCAGCCGTTGCGCGCGCTGCGGGACCGAAGAAGAAATGATCCGCTTCCGGACGATCGACCCGGCCGAGCAGGCCAGGGCGGACGAAAAGGCGGCCGCGGCGAAGCCTGCGGCCGTCGCCCCTGCGCAGCCCGAACCGGCCGGAGACGGGCAGGACCCGGACGAGGCGGCCACCGACGCCTCGGCCCCCAAGGCCAAGGGCCTGGCCCGCAAGACGCCGCTGCGGGCCAAGAAGCCGGACACCTCCGGGCTGTTCCGCGACTGAGATCGCGGCCGACCGAGACGGCGCGGCCCGAGCGGGCGCGCCGCCGCTGGCTCACGCCTCGATCACCTCGTCGGTCCAGACCCTGAAGCCGGTCAGCGTATTCGGCCCGAAGGTGGTGGCGATGGCGACGTCGGCCGCATCGCGACCACGCGCGATCAGCACGCGGCCGATGCGCGGAACGTTGTTGCGCGGATCGAACATCTGCCAGCCGCCCTCGAGATAGGCTTCGAAGGACGCCGCGAAATCGCCCGGCGGCCAGGGCGGAGGCGTGCCGATATCGCCGAGATAGCAGGTGCAGTAGCGCGCCGGGATGTTCATCGCCCGGCAGAACGCGATGGCGAGATGGGCATAGTCGCGGCAGACCCCGCGCCCCTCCCGATAGGCGTCCGAGGCGCTGCGCGTCACGCTGGCGTCGTTGTAGTTGAAGGCGATGCGCTGGTTGACGAAGTCGCAGATCGCCTGGACCCGCGGCGCGCCGGGCGGCGTCGTGCCGAACAGCTCCCAAGCGAGATCGAGCAGACGATCGGAATCACAGAAGCGGCTCGCCAGCAGGAAGACGATCGCCTCCTCCGGCAGATGCTCGACCGGCACCTGCCCCGCGCCGCGATCGAAGGCTTCCGGCAGGCCGCTGTCCTGGATGACCGCATCGGCCGTGATCCGCATCGCGCCCTGCGGCGCCACCAGCCTGGTGCACCAGTTGCCGAAGCCGTCGCGATAGGCGCTGACCGGAACCGACGGGCTCAGGCGGATGTAGTCGGGCGTCTGCAGGTCCGACACCCGGCTGAAATGCACGTTCAGCATCAGGATCAGCGGCGTCGGTTGCGGGAAGTCGTAGTCGAGTTCGTAGCCGATCCTGAGTTTCACGGAGCTGCTTTCCGCGCGCCGCGGGCGCGCTGGTCATGGGTGGCCCCTCAGCCGGTCGCACCAGCATGCACCTTTCGCGCCGCCGCCGATATGCTGCTCGCGATGGTCGCTCCAATTCGTGTCGCTGCTGGCAATGATCAAGCAGTCTCGCTTGCGATAGGCCGCCATGAGTCCTAAACCACGCGCGCGCCCGCTGCGGCGTGCCCTTATCCGAGATCCGGAGAACTCCCATGGCCTTCCTTGCCGACGCCCTGAAGCGCGTGAAGCCGTCTGCGACCATCACCATCACGCAGAAGGCGCGCGACCTGAAAGCGCAGGGCAAGGACGTGATCTCGCTCTCCGTCGGCGAGCCCGATTTCGACACGCCCGACAACATCAAGGAGGCGGCGATCGCCGCCATCCGTCGCGGCGAGACCAAGTACACCCCCGTCTCCGGCATCCCGCAGCTGCGCGAGGCCGTGGCCCGCAAGTTCAAGCGCGAGAACGGCCTCGATTACAAGCCGAGCCAGACCATCGTCTCCACCGGCGGCAAGCATGTCATCTACAACGCCCTGCTCGCGACGCTGAACCCCGGCGACGAGGTCATCTGCGTCTCGCCCTACTGGGTCTCCTATCCCGAGATGGTCGCGCTCTGCGGCGGCACGGCGACCTTCGCCGAGACCAAGATCGAGAACGAGTTCAAGCTCCAGCCGGAAGAACTCGAGCGCGCGATCACGCCCAAGACCAAGTGGGTCATCCTGAACTCGCCGTCGAACCCCTCGGGCGCCGCCTACAGCCGCGCCGAGATGAAGAAGCTCACCGATGTGCTGATGCGCCACCCCCATGTCTGGGTGCTCACCGACGACATGTACGAGCACCTCGTCTATGGCGAGTTCGAGTTCGTCACCCCGGCGCAGGTCGAGCCCGGCCTCTATGAGCGCACGCTGACCATGAACGGCGTCTCGAAGTCCTACGCCATGACCGGCTGGCGCATCGGCTATGCGGCCGGCCCGCAGCACCTGATGAACGCCATGGACCTCGTCCAGGGCCAGCAGACCTCGGGCACCTCGGCGATCTCGCAATGGGCCGCGGTCGAGGCGCTGGACGGCCCGCAGGACCACCTGCCCGTCTTCAAGAAGGCCTTCGAGCGCCGCCGCGACCTCGTCGTCTCCATGCTCAACCAGACCCGCGGCCTCGTCTGCCCGAAGCCGGAAGGCGCCTTCTACGTCTATCCCGACTGCTCGGCCCTGATCGGCAAGACCATGCCCAACGGCAAGGTCATCGAGACCGACGAGGATCTGGTCATGGGCATCCTGGAGACGGAAGCCGTCGCAGCCGTGCACGGCTCCTCGTTCGGCCTGGGTCCCAACTTCCGCATCTCCTACGCCACCTCGGACGAGAAGCTGGAAGAAGCCTGCCGCCGCATCCAGCGCTTCTGCGCCGAGCTGCGCTGAGCGGGGCCGTCATTGCGAGCGCAGCGAAGCAATCCAGTGAGTGTCGCGCGACGGCTCCTGGATTGCTTCGTCGCTGACGCTCCTCGCGATGACGTAGATGCCATCTTGAACCGCCGCATCCTCATCGCGGGAGCGGCGGTTTTTCTGTTGCCGTGCCGGGCGCAGGCGCAGGCACCGACCACCCTGTCGGCCCACGAAGCCCTCAACGGCGCCCGCGCCGGCACCCTCCTGCTCATCGACATCCGCCCGCCGGCAGAATGGCGCGACACCGGCTTGGCCCAGGGCGCGCTCGCGCTCGATGCCGAGACGCCCGCCTTCGAGGTCCGGCTGGCGGGGCTGCGGCTCGACCATCCGGCCAAGCGCATCGCCCTGATCGACCGCAGCGGCGCGCTCGCGGCCTCGGTCCGCACCAAGCTCGCGGGACGGGGCTTCCGCGACATCGTGGCGGTGCGCGGTGGCATGCTGGGTCCGGGCGGCTGGCTGGCCGAGAAGCTGCCGGTGACGGCCTATCCCTGAGGCGCCGTCATGCTCGGGCTTGACCCGAGCATCACGCACACGGCTCAGCCGCCGCTTCGGCCCTTCAACAGATCAGGCCGCCTCTCCGCGGTGATCCGCTCCGCTTCCGCCCGCCTCCACTTCGCGATGCGGGCATGGTCGCCCGAGAGCAGCGCCTCGGGCAGGCCCCGGCCCTCCCATTCGCGCGGACGGGTGTAGTGCGGATACTCGAGCAGGCCGTTCTCGAAGCTCTCGTCCTCGCCGGACAGTTCCTTGCCCATCACGCCGGGGATCAGCCGCACGCAGGCGTCGAGCAGGACCAGCGCCGCCATCTCGCCGCCCGAGAGGATGTAGTCGCCGATCGAGACCTCGGTCAGCCCGCGCCCCTCGATCACCCGCTCGTCGACGCCCTCGAACCGCCCGCAGACGATGACGACGCCCTCGCCCGAAACCCAGTCGCGCACCTGACGCTGCGCCAGCGGGCGCCCGCGCGGCGACATCAGCAGCCGCGGGCGCGTGTCACCGGCGGGAACGGCGGCGTCGATCGCCGCGCCCAGCACGTCGCAGCGCAGCACCATGCCGGCGCCGCCGCCGGCCGGGTTGTCGTCGACATTGCGATGGCGGCCGATGCCGTGGTCGCGGATCTGGTGCGTCTCCAGCGACCACAGCCCACGCCGCAGCGCTTCGCCGGCCAGCGACACGCCGAGCGGCCCGGGAAACATTTCCGGATAGAGCGTGAGGATGGAGGCGCGGAACGGCATGGAGAAAACCTTAGTGAGCTCGCGCTGGAACCTCTTCGTCATCCTGGGCGCCCGAAGGGCGTCCCGGGATCCATCATAAAGCGATGTCGATCTCTACAATGGATCCCGGAGCTGCGCCGCTTCGCGGCTTGTCCAGGATGACGGCTTGATGAGGGGCGAACACTAACCGAAGCGCAGCGCCGGCAGCCGGTCCAGCGCGTTGAAGTCCGTCGCGGAGGCGACGACGTTGTCATAGGCCGCGAAGCCCTCCGCGCCGAGCATGGTCAGCATGGCGACGGCCCGCATGCCGGCCCGCCGCGCCGCCTCGACGCCGTTGGGGGCGTCCTCGAAGACGAGGCAGGTCTCCGGCGCCACGCCCA
Proteins encoded in this region:
- a CDS encoding DUF6502 family protein — protein: MDSAPGPTASKLYPPLARLLRPLVRLCISAGMTFPALSQLLRELYVNVAEHDFALPGKDQTDSRVSLLTGIHRKEVSRLRGAGAPVNAVPATVSRTGAVIARWLASPRFCDETGRPLPLPRTAEGASPSFEELVSSVTRDVRPRAVLDEWLDRRIVTIDADDHIVLAEAAFIPHHGDDDKLYYFGRNLHDHLAAAAANVTGPSPAFLERAVHYDGLSAELAERLEARSRELALEMLQRINREAHAASETDHGGEHRWNCGIYVFRERVSGPDDEAVQR
- a CDS encoding DMT family protein, producing the protein MPSLTTAHVLPILLLIGSNVFMTFAWYGHLSYKSTAIGLAILASWMIALPEYMLAVPANRIGSAVYSTAELKTMQEVITLLVFAGFSVFWLKESLTWNHAIGFALIAAGAFFIFHAKG
- a CDS encoding class I SAM-dependent methyltransferase, translating into MDQHATPALPFSGHDAVEAYLASGYDQVVGMSSRFAAAICARLLRLQTEEGVHGPIAEIGAFEGRFFIALAHALEQDEIALALDIFSWPDPGVEQRFEANCARHGIGPERRRTIKGDAGAMAPADLLAKAGGVPLRFIHIDGEHSRAALGRDLALATACLAEGGLIVLDDMLHPGYPTLMVAVQAYLEANPDIVPLCVIDRETIVGATKFVLCQRAWFERYQSRLLEIFKDFIWPLGADFEPHWCLVLSQDTRLAEIV
- a CDS encoding lytic murein transglycosylase encodes the protein MRATILALPLVLIASAASAQGSFQSCLSGLRGEAAAKGVSGATFDRAMAGVEPDMKIIEAMNNQPEFKTPIWDYLGTLVDEEKVAEGRAMMRQHAAVLAAAEQRFGVDRHTIAAVWGVESDFGKAKGRWPLVQALSTGACLAPRRNAFFKGELLATLQIIQRGDLRPERLFGSWAGAFGHTQFIPTTYLRLAVDGDGDGRRDLVDSIPDALHSTANFMDKAGWVTGATWGYEVRVPSGYSGPTGRNPKQPVSSWAARGIVKFDGSPLNGTGNAGLLMPAGRNGPAFLVFKNYDAAFSYNGADSYALAISLLSDRLRGRPGVQGQWPTDDLPLSREQRRELQRLLIARGYNVGEPDGAVGSLTRAAIREVEAKIGMPQTGRPGEKVLRALKSGRV
- a CDS encoding SemiSWEET family sugar transporter, translating into MSPASIEILGFVAAALTSLCWLPQAWRTIRTRDTKAISLWTQSLFAAGTALWLTYGLQIGSWPVVFANALTLCLVLLILSMKLRFG
- a CDS encoding Bug family tripartite tricarboxylate transporter substrate binding protein, whose translation is MSLTRRSTLGLLAGAIVAPSVVRAQSFPTKPITIVVPYPAGGPTDAIARFVAQDLSGSIGQNVIVDNRAGASGAVGTRAVAKADPDGYTIVFGNNQTHGNNMFLLKEPGYDAVKDFAPLAGVGAFEHAFVVRKDLPAKDIKELIALAKADPGKLNYGSTGVGSGSHLAMELFMARTGIKMTHVPFRGAAPLVQEIIGGRIDIANSTLPSVLEQINAGTLRAIALASPERNARAKDIPTLREQGIADADADSWAAFFAPAATPAPVLEALSKAILASLAKPTVTEQILKLGFTMRLRDPAAFRPYHQQEIATWENIIKAAGVKPE
- a CDS encoding PQQ-dependent sugar dehydrogenase, with the protein product MRRQACFSLLAVATALLVGLPQAGAQQRVPSSAGDLTVETVAGGLEHPWGLAFLPDGRMLVTERPGRLRLVGTDGRLSAPITGVPNVAARGQGGLLDVVLDPGFAQNRTIYLSFAEPRAGGSGTSVARARLNERGTALEGTKVIFQQMPTIASNLHFGSRLVFDRTGALFVTVGDRYGQRDQAQNPANHIGKIMRIAPEGGAPADNPRVEGWQPEIWSIGHRNVQGAALHPETGQLWTAEHGARGGDEVNTPMAGRNYGWPVITFGIDYSGARIGEGTAKAGMEPPLFYWDPSIAPSGAAFYTGAVWPAWKNSLFVGGLAGQMLVRLSTQGEAVTGQERLLEGLGERIRDVRQGPDGFLYLLSDAPAGKLLRVRPAR
- a CDS encoding YaiI/YqxD family protein, with protein sequence MTAPPPIAIYVDADACPVKDEIFKVASRHRLHVFVVANSFMMLPREPWIERVIVSGGFDAADDWIAERVARGAIVVTSDIPLADRCIKAGAEVIGPTGKPFTEASIGMALATRDMMEDLRAMGTATGGPKPFSARDRSAFLQALDLSIQRLRRAGFAAG
- a CDS encoding histidine phosphatase family protein, which encodes MAAAGFGRRFVLALLLLPALWPGAVAAVEVDRERVWALLAKPGHVALMRHADAPGTGDPAGFRIGDCATQRNLGERGRDQSRRLGAEFRRRAVPVALVLTSQWCRTRETAELMALAPIEDEPTALNSFFGRPGERDAATAALRRRLVSLPVDAGLVVMVTHQVNITALTGVFPASGEMVVLKRDDQGGFVTVGRLPPP